In Rhizobium sp. N324, a single genomic region encodes these proteins:
- a CDS encoding ABC transporter permease — MIALLARRFAGLLVTLLIVSLLIFAVMDLLPGDTASIMLGTSASPETLAALRHDLGLDQPLILRYGRWLAGIFSGDLGQSYTYGVPVAGLIVERLAVTLPLALSAVVLSVAIALPLGVLAASRRGGPFDVIATLFSQISIAVPAFWVALLLIILFSTMLGLMPAGGFPGWSAGLLPALQALAMPAVALAMPQAGVLTRVARSAVLETMHEDFARTAVAKGLSRSAVLWRHIVPNALIPILTMIGLQFTFLVAGAVLVENVFNLPGLGRLALQALAQRDIIVMQDVVLFFAALVIMVNFIVDLSYLAIDPRMRKAV, encoded by the coding sequence ATGATCGCCCTGCTCGCCCGCCGCTTCGCCGGCCTCCTCGTCACCCTCCTCATCGTCTCGCTGCTGATCTTCGCCGTCATGGATCTCCTACCCGGCGATACCGCCTCGATCATGCTCGGCACTTCGGCAAGCCCGGAGACCTTGGCGGCGCTGCGCCATGATCTCGGGCTCGATCAGCCGCTGATCCTGCGTTACGGGCGATGGCTGGCCGGCATATTTTCGGGCGATCTCGGCCAATCCTACACCTATGGCGTCCCGGTCGCCGGGTTGATCGTCGAGCGGCTGGCGGTGACGCTGCCGCTGGCGCTGTCGGCGGTCGTGCTTTCGGTGGCGATTGCCCTGCCGCTCGGGGTGCTGGCCGCGTCGCGCCGCGGCGGTCCCTTCGACGTCATCGCCACGCTGTTTTCACAGATCAGCATTGCCGTGCCTGCCTTCTGGGTAGCGCTGCTGCTGATCATCCTGTTTTCGACGATGCTCGGGCTGATGCCGGCCGGCGGCTTTCCGGGCTGGAGTGCCGGCCTTCTGCCGGCGTTGCAGGCGCTTGCCATGCCGGCCGTCGCGCTGGCGATGCCGCAGGCCGGCGTGTTGACGCGGGTGGCGCGCTCGGCGGTGCTGGAGACGATGCATGAGGATTTTGCCCGTACTGCCGTCGCCAAAGGACTCTCTCGTAGCGCCGTGCTGTGGCGGCATATCGTGCCGAACGCGCTGATCCCGATCCTCACGATGATCGGGCTGCAATTCACCTTTCTCGTCGCCGGCGCGGTGTTGGTGGAAAACGTCTTCAACCTGCCCGGCCTCGGGCGGCTGGCGCTGCAGGCGCTCGCCCAGCGCGACATCATCGTCATGCAGGATGTAGTGCTGTTCTTCGCCGCCCTCGTCATCATGGTGAATTTCATCGTCGATCTCTCTTATCTCGCGATCGATCCCAGGATGAGAAAGGCGGTTTGA
- a CDS encoding type II secretion system F family protein, which produces MSQDLAATLTNPSMLIALLVAIAVFATFYTIAVPFFERGDLNKRMKAVSTEREQIRARERARMNTETGAGKASLRSQNNRSVRQIVERFNLRKALVDENTVNKLRAAGFRSENALNTFLVARFLLPFLFLALATFWVFGLGNLADRGTPIRVFAVIGIGYLGFYSPNIYISNRMGKRQHSIKRAWPDALDLMLICVESGISIEAAMRRVSEELGEQSPPLAEEMVLTTAELSFLPDRRVALDNLATRTQIELVRSVTQALIQADRYGTPVAQALRVLAQEGRDERMNEAEKKAAALPPKLTVPMILFFLPVLIAVILGPAGIQVSDKF; this is translated from the coding sequence ATGTCGCAGGACCTTGCCGCAACCCTGACCAATCCAAGCATGCTGATCGCGCTCCTCGTGGCGATCGCGGTCTTCGCCACGTTTTATACGATCGCCGTCCCCTTCTTCGAACGGGGCGATCTCAACAAGCGTATGAAAGCCGTTTCGACCGAGCGCGAGCAGATCCGCGCGCGCGAACGCGCCCGCATGAACACCGAAACCGGCGCCGGCAAGGCATCGCTCCGGAGCCAGAACAATCGCTCGGTCCGCCAGATCGTCGAGCGCTTCAACCTGCGCAAGGCGCTCGTCGACGAGAATACGGTCAACAAGCTGCGTGCTGCCGGGTTTCGCTCGGAGAATGCGCTGAATACTTTCCTGGTGGCGCGTTTTCTGCTGCCCTTCCTTTTCCTGGCGCTTGCCACCTTCTGGGTCTTCGGCCTCGGCAATCTCGCCGACAGGGGCACGCCCATCCGCGTCTTTGCCGTTATCGGCATCGGCTATCTCGGCTTCTACTCGCCGAACATCTATATCTCGAACCGCATGGGCAAGCGTCAGCACTCGATCAAACGTGCCTGGCCGGATGCGCTCGATCTGATGCTGATCTGCGTCGAATCGGGCATCTCGATCGAGGCGGCGATGCGTCGTGTGTCGGAAGAACTCGGCGAGCAGTCGCCGCCGCTTGCCGAGGAGATGGTGCTGACCACGGCCGAACTCTCCTTCCTGCCGGATCGCCGCGTCGCGCTCGACAATCTTGCCACGCGCACCCAGATCGAACTGGTGCGCTCGGTCACCCAGGCGCTGATCCAGGCCGATCGCTACGGTACGCCGGTGGCGCAGGCGCTGCGTGTCCTCGCTCAGGAAGGGCGTGACGAGCGCATGAACGAGGCGGAAAAGAAGGCGGCCGCCCTGCCGCCGAAACTGACGGTGCCGATGATCCTGTTCTTCCTGCCGGTGCTGATCGCCGTCATTCTCGGCCCGGCCGGCATCCAGGTGTCGGACAAGTTCTGA
- a CDS encoding MarR family transcriptional regulator, translating to MPIELTASQALGLWHGVALDQVRHDNRDLTLRQMAILLHIYLVPPPHTVRGLAATLEVTKPVITRALDTMGEMGLVDRVRDDADRRSVIIKRTVGGALYLEKLGDLVRDQARRLPL from the coding sequence GTGCCGATCGAACTGACCGCCTCGCAGGCGCTGGGGCTCTGGCATGGCGTGGCACTCGATCAGGTCCGCCACGATAACCGCGATTTGACGTTGCGCCAGATGGCGATCCTGCTGCATATTTACCTGGTGCCGCCGCCGCATACGGTGCGCGGGCTTGCCGCGACGCTTGAGGTCACCAAGCCGGTCATTACCCGCGCCTTGGACACGATGGGCGAGATGGGCCTGGTCGACCGTGTGCGCGACGATGCCGACCGGCGCAGCGTGATCATCAAGCGCACGGTCGGCGGCGCGCTATACCTGGAAAAGCTCGGCGACCTCGTCCGTGATCAGGCCCGCCGGCTGCCGCTCTGA
- a CDS encoding leucyl aminopeptidase family protein, with protein sequence MAPYQFIERPTPFNTKGGSTLPIFAVTPAHIETGTIDPIALDWAQRAGYKAESGSLLLIPTAEGHLGGALFGLGTNPSEQPYITGRLARALPAGDWHIETAPLTANRLALGFGLGSYRFDRYKSEKSPAATLMIPRDADSADIKRQLAGVFLARDLINTPTNDMGPNQLETVFRGLAAHYKAEVSVITGDDLLEQNFPLVHTVGRASADAPRLLELRWGKKGHRKVTLVGKGVCFDTGGLDIKPAASMLLMKKDMGGAANVMGLALMIMDAKLKVDLRVIVPVVENAISSNAFRPGDIYKSRKGLTVQIDNTDAEGRLILADALAYADEEEPDLLIDMATLTGAARVALGPDLPPFFTDDANLAHDLTEASLETDDPIWRLPLYSGYDKDIRAKFADLTNAPAGGMAGAITAALFLKRFVGKTKSWAHFDIYGWAQSERPHSPGGGEAQAIRALFHHIRESLR encoded by the coding sequence ATGGCCCCCTATCAGTTTATCGAGAGACCGACCCCTTTCAACACGAAGGGCGGTTCGACGCTGCCGATCTTTGCCGTCACCCCTGCCCATATCGAGACCGGCACGATCGATCCGATCGCGCTCGATTGGGCGCAGAGGGCGGGCTACAAGGCCGAAAGCGGGTCGCTGCTGCTGATCCCGACGGCCGAAGGCCATCTCGGCGGCGCTCTTTTTGGCCTCGGCACCAATCCGTCCGAGCAGCCTTACATTACCGGCAGGCTCGCCCGGGCGCTGCCCGCCGGCGACTGGCACATCGAAACCGCACCGCTGACGGCAAATCGTCTGGCGCTCGGCTTTGGTCTCGGCAGCTACCGTTTCGACCGCTACAAGTCTGAAAAATCGCCGGCGGCGACGCTGATGATCCCCCGCGATGCCGACAGTGCCGACATCAAGCGCCAGCTCGCCGGCGTCTTTCTCGCCCGCGACCTCATCAATACGCCGACCAATGACATGGGGCCGAACCAGCTCGAAACCGTGTTCCGTGGTTTGGCTGCACATTACAAGGCAGAGGTATCGGTTATCACGGGCGACGATCTGCTCGAGCAGAATTTCCCGCTGGTTCATACCGTCGGCCGCGCCAGTGCCGATGCGCCGCGCCTTCTCGAACTGCGCTGGGGCAAGAAGGGCCATCGCAAGGTGACCCTTGTCGGCAAGGGCGTCTGCTTCGATACCGGCGGCCTCGACATCAAGCCCGCCGCCTCCATGCTGCTGATGAAGAAGGACATGGGCGGCGCGGCGAATGTCATGGGGCTCGCGCTGATGATCATGGACGCCAAGCTGAAGGTCGATCTGCGCGTCATTGTCCCGGTCGTCGAAAATGCGATCTCCTCCAATGCCTTCCGCCCCGGCGACATCTATAAGAGCCGCAAGGGTCTGACCGTCCAGATCGACAATACCGATGCCGAAGGCCGTCTGATCCTTGCCGATGCGCTTGCCTATGCCGACGAAGAAGAGCCCGATCTCCTGATCGACATGGCGACGCTGACGGGCGCTGCCCGTGTCGCGCTGGGTCCGGATCTCCCGCCCTTCTTCACCGACGACGCCAATCTGGCGCATGACCTGACCGAAGCGAGCCTGGAAACGGACGATCCGATCTGGCGGCTGCCGCTCTATTCCGGTTACGACAAGGATATCCGCGCCAAATTCGCCGATCTCACCAACGCGCCGGCCGGCGGCATGGCGGGAGCGATTACCGCGGCCCTTTTCCTCAAGCGTTTCGTCGGCAAGACGAAGAGCTGGGCGCATTTCGACATTTACGGCTGGGCCCAGTCCGAGCGGCCGCATTCGCCGGGTGGCGGTGAAGCACAGGCAATCCGCGCGCTCTTCCATCATATCCGCGAGAGCCTGCGCTGA
- a CDS encoding ABC transporter permease → MAPVISSATAGRRTLSRRISLISGAAIIGLLVAVGLLSLVWTPLPPAKMQIIHKLQPPLAFGLLGTDQFGRDVLSMLMAGCWNSLSIAITAVAVGGTLGSIAGISAAAIRGPFEALLMRLCDVIFALPPILSAMVLGAFLGPGRFTAITAIAVFMIPVFARVTLATSLQAWSRDYVTAAQALGNTRLTISLRHVLPNIISQIIVHGAIQLGLAILTEAGLSFLGLGMAPPAPSWGRMLADAQTYLALAPWLAILPGLAIALAVFGFNMLGDGLRDLLDPREA, encoded by the coding sequence ATGGCTCCCGTCATCTCCAGCGCCACTGCCGGCCGCCGCACCCTTAGCCGGCGAATAAGCCTGATTTCCGGAGCCGCGATTATCGGCCTGCTGGTCGCCGTTGGGCTGCTGTCGCTCGTCTGGACGCCGCTACCGCCGGCGAAAATGCAGATCATCCATAAGCTGCAGCCGCCGCTTGCCTTCGGCCTGCTCGGCACCGACCAGTTCGGCCGCGACGTGCTGTCGATGCTGATGGCGGGATGCTGGAATTCGCTGTCGATCGCCATCACCGCGGTTGCGGTCGGCGGGACGCTGGGCTCGATCGCCGGCATTTCTGCGGCGGCGATTCGCGGTCCTTTCGAAGCGCTGCTGATGCGCCTCTGCGACGTCATCTTCGCGCTGCCGCCGATTCTGTCGGCCATGGTGCTCGGCGCCTTTCTCGGGCCCGGGCGTTTCACGGCAATCACCGCGATCGCAGTCTTCATGATCCCGGTCTTTGCACGGGTGACGCTTGCGACCTCGCTGCAGGCCTGGAGCCGCGATTATGTGACGGCGGCGCAGGCACTCGGCAATACGCGCCTGACCATTTCACTGCGCCATGTGCTGCCGAACATCATCAGCCAGATCATTGTGCATGGCGCCATTCAGCTGGGGCTGGCGATCCTGACCGAAGCCGGTCTCAGCTTCCTCGGGCTCGGCATGGCGCCGCCGGCGCCGAGCTGGGGACGGATGCTGGCCGATGCGCAAACCTATCTGGCGCTTGCGCCCTGGCTGGCGATCCTGCCTGGCCTTGCCATCGCGCTCGCCGTCTTCGGTTTCAACATGCTTGGCGACGGCTTGCGCGATCTGCTCGACCCGCGCGAGGCGTGA
- a CDS encoding LysE family translocator has product MSSAGVFISIMAALAVGAMSPGPSFVVVSRIAISRSRLDGLAAALGMGGGGVVFAVLALAGLTALLSQFEWLYILLKVAGGAYLVYIAVNIWRGAAQPLEVSEAGDGHRAPRLSFTTALLTQLSNPKTIIVYASLFAALLPRAVPLGLMIALPLGVFAVEAGWYSIVALAFSARHPRRLYLAAKSWIDWAAGAVMGGLGLRLILSGLSAR; this is encoded by the coding sequence ATGTCTTCCGCAGGCGTTTTCATCAGCATCATGGCAGCTCTGGCGGTCGGCGCGATGAGCCCCGGCCCGAGCTTCGTCGTCGTCTCCAGGATTGCCATTTCGCGGTCACGGCTGGACGGTCTTGCGGCCGCACTCGGCATGGGCGGCGGCGGCGTGGTTTTTGCCGTGCTGGCGCTCGCCGGTCTGACGGCGCTGCTCTCGCAGTTCGAATGGCTCTATATCCTGCTCAAGGTCGCCGGCGGTGCCTACCTCGTCTATATCGCCGTCAATATCTGGAGAGGCGCTGCGCAGCCGCTGGAAGTTTCCGAAGCCGGCGATGGCCATCGTGCACCGAGGCTGAGCTTCACGACTGCGCTTTTGACCCAGCTCAGCAACCCGAAGACGATCATCGTCTATGCCAGCCTCTTTGCCGCGCTTCTGCCGAGGGCGGTGCCGCTCGGTCTGATGATCGCGCTGCCGCTCGGCGTCTTTGCGGTGGAAGCGGGGTGGTATTCGATCGTGGCGTTGGCCTTTTCGGCCCGCCATCCGCGGCGGCTCTACCTCGCGGCGAAGAGCTGGATCGACTGGGCCGCCGGTGCCGTCATGGGCGGCCTCGGACTTCGTCTTATACTTTCAGGCCTGAGCGCCCGCTAA
- a CDS encoding C40 family peptidase — protein MTMLDRRLHAYRPDLAEAGLEGKVEALRFVEGAPARIAVPVAALRPEPDLARGIDTELLLGEGVTVFDRADGWCWVKAASDGYVGYLSAEALSQGLMAPTHIVTVQRTFLYPEPELRKPHRAILSMGSRVHVAGEAEARGNRYVVLEDGTAIFAKHVQPIGGLDGADYVEIAARFLETPYLWGGRSGLGIDCSGLVQLAMLMTGRDAPRDTDMQAAGLGRPIDRSESRRGDLVFWKGHVAVFEDPETILHANGHSMTVARENFEAAVKRIGWLYEQPTGYRRPIG, from the coding sequence ATGACGATGCTCGACCGCCGCCTGCATGCCTATCGGCCGGATCTCGCTGAAGCGGGGCTCGAAGGCAAGGTGGAGGCGTTGCGCTTCGTCGAAGGCGCCCCGGCCCGCATAGCCGTTCCGGTCGCGGCCTTGCGCCCCGAACCCGACCTAGCGCGTGGCATCGATACCGAGCTGCTTCTCGGCGAGGGCGTGACGGTGTTCGATCGCGCCGACGGCTGGTGCTGGGTGAAAGCTGCCTCGGACGGGTATGTCGGTTATCTCTCCGCAGAGGCCCTGTCGCAAGGCCTGATGGCGCCGACCCATATCGTCACCGTCCAGCGCACCTTCCTCTATCCGGAACCGGAGCTGCGCAAACCCCACCGGGCGATCCTGTCCATGGGAAGCCGCGTCCATGTGGCCGGCGAGGCGGAGGCGCGCGGCAATCGCTATGTCGTGCTGGAGGATGGAACCGCGATCTTCGCCAAACACGTCCAGCCGATCGGCGGGCTCGATGGCGCCGATTACGTCGAGATCGCAGCCCGTTTCCTGGAGACGCCCTATCTCTGGGGCGGGCGCTCCGGCCTTGGCATCGATTGCTCCGGTCTTGTCCAACTGGCGATGCTGATGACGGGCAGAGATGCGCCACGCGATACCGACATGCAGGCAGCCGGTCTCGGCCGGCCGATCGACCGTTCCGAAAGCCGCCGCGGCGACCTGGTGTTCTGGAAAGGCCATGTGGCCGTCTTCGAGGATCCGGAAACCATCCTGCACGCCAACGGCCACAGCATGACGGTGGCGCGCGAGAATTTCGAGGCCGCCGTCAAACGCATCGGCTGGCTCTACGAGCAGCCGACCGGCTATCGCCGTCCGATCGGCTGA
- a CDS encoding CpaF family protein yields the protein MFGKRGNEGSGKVGGAIAPPPPAPAAAPAAAAPSILVEPSREPARQQVTPPPMQTPQRKRPVRTDEYYDTKAQVFSALIDTIDLSQLSKLDGESAREEIRDIVNDIITIKNFAMSISEQEELLEDICNDVLGYGPLEPLLARDDIADIMVNGAGQTFIEVGGKTIESEIRFRDNAQLLSICQRIVSQVGRRVDESSPICDARLPDGSRVNVIAPPLSIDGPALTIRKFKKDKLTLDQLVRFGAITAEGATVLQIIGRVRCNVVISGGTGSGKTTLLNCLTNYIDRDERVITCEDTAELQLQQPHVVRLETRPPNIEGEGEITMRDLVKNCLRMRPERIIVGEVRGPEVFDLLQAMNTGHDGSMGTIHANTPRECLSRIESMIAMGGFTLPAKTVREIISSSVDVIVQAARLRDGSRRITQITEVIGMEGDVIITQDLMRYEIEGEDAGGRLIGRHMSTGVGKPHFWDRARYFNEEKRLAAALDAMEAKTKD from the coding sequence ATGTTTGGAAAACGCGGAAATGAAGGTTCCGGAAAGGTCGGAGGGGCAATTGCTCCCCCGCCGCCGGCTCCGGCTGCCGCCCCTGCGGCCGCTGCTCCCTCCATTCTGGTCGAACCCTCGCGTGAGCCGGCACGCCAGCAGGTGACGCCACCGCCGATGCAGACGCCGCAGCGCAAGCGCCCTGTTCGCACCGACGAATATTACGACACCAAGGCGCAGGTCTTTTCCGCGCTGATCGATACGATCGATCTCTCCCAGCTTTCCAAGCTAGACGGCGAAAGCGCGCGCGAGGAAATCCGCGACATCGTCAACGACATCATCACCATCAAGAACTTTGCGATGTCGATCTCCGAGCAGGAAGAACTGCTCGAGGATATCTGCAACGATGTGCTCGGCTACGGTCCGCTGGAGCCGTTGCTGGCGCGCGACGATATCGCCGACATCATGGTCAACGGCGCCGGCCAGACGTTCATCGAAGTCGGCGGCAAGACGATCGAATCGGAGATCCGCTTCCGCGACAATGCGCAGCTTCTCTCGATCTGCCAGCGCATCGTCAGCCAGGTCGGCCGCCGCGTCGACGAATCGAGCCCGATCTGCGACGCCCGCCTGCCCGACGGCTCGCGCGTCAACGTCATCGCGCCGCCGCTGTCGATCGACGGGCCGGCACTCACCATCCGCAAATTCAAGAAGGACAAGCTGACGCTTGATCAGCTCGTCCGTTTCGGCGCGATCACGGCTGAGGGTGCGACCGTGCTGCAGATCATCGGCCGCGTGCGCTGCAATGTCGTCATTTCGGGCGGCACCGGCTCGGGCAAGACGACGCTGCTGAACTGCCTCACAAACTATATCGACAGGGACGAACGCGTCATCACCTGCGAGGATACGGCAGAACTGCAGCTGCAGCAGCCGCATGTCGTACGCTTGGAAACACGCCCGCCGAATATCGAAGGCGAGGGCGAGATTACCATGCGCGATCTCGTCAAGAACTGCCTGCGTATGCGCCCCGAGCGCATCATCGTCGGCGAAGTGCGCGGACCTGAAGTTTTCGACCTGCTGCAGGCGATGAATACCGGTCACGACGGCTCGATGGGCACCATCCACGCCAACACGCCGCGCGAATGCCTGAGCCGTATCGAATCGATGATTGCCATGGGCGGCTTCACCCTGCCGGCAAAGACGGTGCGCGAGATCATCTCCAGCTCGGTTGATGTGATCGTCCAGGCGGCGCGCCTTCGCGACGGTTCGCGCCGCATCACTCAGATCACCGAGGTGATCGGCATGGAAGGCGACGTCATCATCACCCAGGACCTGATGCGTTACGAGATCGAAGGCGAGGATGCCGGCGGCCGCCTGATCGGCCGGCATATGTCGACCGGCGTCGGCAAGCCGCATTTCTGGGATCGCGCCCGCTACTTCAACGAGGAAAAGCGTCTTGCCGCCGCCCTCGACGCGATGGAAGCGAAAACGAAGGATTAG
- a CDS encoding tetratricopeptide repeat protein, which translates to MPASLTTTFTHRLLRGAAASLLVLALAGCSTTKDRMTTGSVPKLTKPVEEMDATELRSATDRLGQAYEKNPRDPVTGVSYANLLRMNGRDAQALAVMQQVAISNPADRNVLAAYGKAQAAAGQFQQALDTIGRAQTPDRPDWKLISAEGAILDQMGRASDARQRYRDALDIQPNEPSILSNLGMSYVLTGDLRTAETYLRSAAGQPTADSRVRQNLALVVGLQGRFPEAEQIARRELSPQQADANVAYLRGMLSQQNSWQKLAAKDKTPGAADAGNTN; encoded by the coding sequence ATGCCGGCCTCGCTCACCACCACATTCACCCATCGTCTCCTGCGGGGTGCTGCCGCATCGCTGCTCGTCCTGGCACTTGCCGGCTGCTCGACGACCAAGGATCGGATGACCACTGGCTCGGTGCCGAAGCTTACCAAGCCGGTCGAAGAGATGGACGCCACCGAGCTGCGCTCGGCAACCGACCGCCTCGGTCAGGCCTATGAAAAGAACCCGCGCGATCCGGTCACCGGTGTCAGCTATGCCAATCTGTTGCGCATGAACGGCCGTGATGCGCAGGCGCTCGCCGTGATGCAGCAGGTGGCGATCAGCAATCCCGCCGACCGCAATGTGCTGGCCGCCTACGGCAAGGCGCAGGCGGCGGCCGGCCAATTCCAGCAGGCGCTCGACACGATCGGCCGCGCCCAGACACCGGATCGTCCGGACTGGAAGCTGATTTCGGCCGAAGGCGCGATCCTCGACCAGATGGGCCGGGCAAGCGATGCCCGGCAGCGCTACCGCGACGCACTCGACATCCAGCCGAACGAGCCCTCCATCCTTTCCAATCTCGGCATGTCCTATGTGCTGACCGGCGATCTGCGCACCGCCGAAACCTATCTGCGCTCGGCCGCCGGCCAGCCCACCGCCGACAGCCGCGTCAGGCAGAACCTTGCGCTCGTCGTCGGCCTGCAGGGACGTTTCCCGGAGGCCGAGCAGATCGCGCGGCGCGAACTTTCGCCGCAGCAGGCCGATGCCAATGTCGCCTATCTCCGCGGCATGCTCTCGCAGCAGAACTCCTGGCAGAAGCTTGCCGCCAAGGACAAGACGCCGGGCGCCGCAGACGCCGGCAACACCAACTGA
- a CDS encoding type II secretion system F family protein gives MFGFDPIVLAIVVLAAVAAAAVAYALMYSRIEADKKSASRIDRVKSAESDRVKVKAARDRVQEMSKRRKSVQDNLKDLEKRQHEKTKKTLSMKSRLVQAGLAVTVGRFYLISAVFACVLLLMAFIIGMSPMVMIGIAVVAGLGLPRWIVGFLIKRRQNKFLNELPNALDVITRSIKSGLPLNDAIRLIATEGTEPVKSEFRRVIEAQQVGLSIPDACARMTLHMPLQEVNFFAIVIAIQSQAGGNLSEAIGNLSKVLRERRKMKAKVSALSMEAKASAVIIGALPFIVATLVYLTSPSYMMILFTDPRGHLIMGISAIWMSIGIFVMRNMVNFDI, from the coding sequence ATGTTCGGGTTCGATCCGATAGTGCTGGCAATTGTCGTCCTCGCCGCCGTCGCCGCGGCGGCGGTCGCCTATGCGCTGATGTATTCCCGGATCGAGGCCGACAAGAAATCGGCAAGCCGCATCGACCGCGTCAAATCGGCCGAAAGCGACCGGGTGAAGGTCAAGGCTGCCCGAGACCGGGTGCAGGAAATGTCGAAGCGCCGGAAATCGGTGCAGGACAATCTCAAGGATCTGGAAAAGCGCCAGCACGAAAAGACCAAGAAGACCCTGTCGATGAAATCTCGGCTGGTGCAGGCCGGTCTGGCGGTCACGGTCGGGAGATTCTATCTGATCAGTGCCGTCTTCGCCTGCGTGCTGCTGCTCATGGCCTTCATCATCGGCATGTCGCCGATGGTGATGATCGGTATTGCCGTCGTCGCCGGTCTCGGCCTGCCGCGCTGGATCGTCGGTTTCCTGATCAAGCGCCGCCAGAACAAGTTCCTCAACGAGCTCCCCAATGCGCTTGACGTCATCACCCGCTCGATCAAATCGGGCCTGCCGCTCAACGATGCGATCCGCCTCATCGCCACCGAAGGCACAGAGCCGGTCAAGAGCGAGTTCCGGCGGGTGATCGAGGCACAGCAGGTCGGCCTCAGCATTCCCGACGCCTGCGCCCGCATGACGCTCCATATGCCGCTCCAGGAAGTGAACTTCTTCGCCATCGTCATCGCCATCCAGTCACAGGCCGGCGGCAATTTGTCGGAAGCGATCGGCAACCTCTCCAAGGTGCTGCGCGAGCGCCGGAAGATGAAGGCCAAGGTCTCGGCGCTTTCGATGGAAGCCAAGGCGTCGGCGGTCATCATCGGTGCGCTGCCCTTCATCGTCGCGACCCTCGTCTATCTGACGTCGCCAAGCTACATGATGATCCTTTTCACCGATCCGCGCGGACACCTCATCATGGGTATCTCGGCGATCTGGATGTCGATCGGCATCTTCGTCATGCGCAACATGGTCAATTTTGACATTTAG